The DNA segment GTTACCAATACCTTTGCCAGCGGCAGACCCTATAATAATCCAAATCTATCAGGATTTAATCAGTCCAAAACGCCGGTTTTCAATAGTTTGGATGTTAATGCGAGCGTCCTGTTAGGTAAAAAGGTCATTTTATATACCTCTTTAACAAATGTCCTGGGTCGGGAAAATGTGTTCTCTTACAGATATACTCCAAACCCTAGCAGTATAGGATCTTATAATAACGAGCCGATCACAGCCTCAAGAAAAAGATTCTTTTATATCGGAATATTCATTTCACTTAAAAATAACTCAGCATATGATGTCTCAAATTTCTAAAAAAGCAGCGCTTCTGATTGTTCTTTCACTGGGCTTTACAGGATTCACACAAAAGAGAGCTAACGTTACGGTTAAAATTGAAAATATATACATCAAGAAAGGGTTTTTCTATGTAGCGATTTTCAATAGTGAGAAATCATTCATGAAATCACCGTACAAAAAAATAAAAGTCTCGTACAAAACGAACCGAATAATTTTCAGCCAAATTCCAGTTGGGACCTATTCTGCAACCGTTTATCAGGATCTGAATAATGACAAAAAACTTAATAAAATATTTTCAGTTCCTACAGAGCCTTATGGTATTTCAAACAATCCCGCAGGTTACCCTTCATTTGATAATTCCTCTTTTAGCGTATCAAATAACAAAAACATTTTAATCAACTTAAAAAATTAGTCTCATGAAATTCAAAACATTAATCCCAACCGCATTAATTTTAATGCAAGTAAATTGTATGGCGCAAAGTAATACGTTATCTGCACCAGCTCCTGTGAAAAATACGGAGAAAACTGACTTCCTAGCAGCAGCTCTAGAAAAAGCTAAAGCGAGTAAGAGCGCTGCAGATATTCAAAGTTCCGTAAATGAAATTAAAAGAATCGAATCTATGGATCCCAACAATTGGCTTCCGAACTATTATATCTCTTATCTAGAAATTGTACAGTCGTTCTTTACGAACCCGGAAAGTAAAGATGCTTTATTGGAAGATGCCAAAAAACGCGCAGACAAGTTATTGGAGAATAATGCTGCCGACAAATCGGAGGTCTACACCTTGTTAGGTTATTACTATTATGGAAAAATTGCTCAGGATTCTCAAAAAAATGGACAACTTTACTTTAAAGAGGTAATCGGAAACTACCAAAAAGCAATTGCACTCAATTCCAAGAATCCAAGACCAAATTATCTTTTGAATCTTTTCGAAGAAAAAATGAATGCTTTTATGGGAAACAAAGATTCTAACATCTGCGAAAAATTAAACCAAAGCAAAGAACTGTTTGCCAACTTTAAACCCGTTAATAAAAATGATCCCAATTGGGGAGAGAAAGATCTCCTAACAAATTTGGAAAGCAAATGCAGTAAAAAGTAATTATTGCTACTGTCTATAAAAATTGACAAGCTATTAAAAAAGTTTATTGAGTTAATTCAATAAACTTTTTTAATTAATGAGAAAATCGGAACTATTACCAGTATTGTATTTGTTTTCCTTTTTTTATTACAACTTATCATATGTTTTGTATAATTTATTTTATCTTCGGCGTTCTATCAGCGATTTATCTATAATTTATGATATTTTTGCTTATTCTAATAAATTATTGAGGCTAATATATCATGAAAAACTATGAAACTTATAATAAATACCTTCTTCGGAAACCCTTATTTTCAAAGGATATTTTATTCGATAACGACGAAACTAAAGACATAGAAGAAGTTGTTCATGAGCTTGTAAAAAATGATTTCTTCGTATCATCAATTTATTGGAGTTCTCCTGATCTGTATAAAACAATTATTAGTTTTAGAAATAACACGCTTAAAGAAGACCGAATCCCTAAATTAATTCATACGCTTAAAAAATATGCGATCCGATCCAGTACAAGATGTACTCCTTACGGAACGATGGCAGGCGTGGCTTTAAAGTCCATAAAAGACGCAACAGAACCAGAATCCAAATCACTCCTTCGTAAAGCTAGAGTTGATATGGATTTTCTCACCGCAATAAAAATCCATATTGAAGGAAATTTAAATATTAAGCGGCATTTAAAATATAAGGTTAATAATACTTTTGCCAAAATCCCTAGACAGTTCAGATATCAGGAACCAGTGGGGAATGAAAGTGAAGGAAAATCTCAATTATCATCAATAGAAATAAATGAATATCTTGAAAAGATATCCGATCTTAAAGATTTTACAAGCTATAGTGAAATTTCGGCCTTATTTTCTTCTGACTTTAATGATGATGAAATTACGCAGTTTATAGATGAACTCATCGATATCAAATTTCTAGTTAGTGAACTTCAATTAACGCTTACCTCTAATAATCTTGATCATTTAAAAAGTGTTTTAGATAAATTGTCAAACCAGGGAATCGCTGAGGTCAGATCTTATATAGAAATTCTTGAAAAAATCGAACATTGTATTTCGAAGATAGAAGAAACCTGTGTATCTTACCTTCCAATTGCTGAAATTGCTGAAATTAAAGATTTAGTTCAGCCGTTGGGAATAGAAAAGATCCATCTATTTCATGTGGACATGTTGCACTCTTCCGAAAGTAATTATGAACTGACGGAGAAAACACTACGTAACATAAGTACCTCTGTTGCAATTTTGCACAAGTTGGCAGGTGACAAAGTAGAAAACTCCGATTTACACTTTTTTAAAAAAATATTTAATACCAGATATGAAAGCCGGGAAGTACCCCTTTCTCAGATCTTGGATACTGAATTTGGTATAGGATTTCCCGCAACCAATCAAATCGGAGAATTGCAAGGAAACGCATTAATAGAGGGATTAGCAAAAGAAAAAAACAGTTCAAAAAAAAACAGTGATCTATCCCATCTGGATTTTCTTCTAAACCTGATCGAGCAGGGGGATAAAGATATTGTTCAGTTAGAAAGTATAGATCTTAAATTTGAACAAAATCCCATTGCAGCACAAAATTT comes from the Chryseobacterium sp. SNU WT5 genome and includes:
- a CDS encoding DUF2141 domain-containing protein, with amino-acid sequence MMSQISKKAALLIVLSLGFTGFTQKRANVTVKIENIYIKKGFFYVAIFNSEKSFMKSPYKKIKVSYKTNRIIFSQIPVGTYSATVYQDLNNDKKLNKIFSVPTEPYGISNNPAGYPSFDNSSFSVSNNKNILINLKN